A portion of the Mycobacterium paraseoulense genome contains these proteins:
- a CDS encoding MbtH family protein — MSINPFDDDNGTFLVLVNDEEQHSLWPSFADKPAGWRVVYGEASRAECLEYVEQNWTDIRPKSLQESIKRRG; from the coding sequence ATGAGCATCAACCCCTTCGATGACGACAACGGCACGTTCTTAGTTCTGGTCAACGACGAGGAGCAGCACAGCCTGTGGCCGAGCTTCGCCGACAAGCCGGCGGGCTGGCGGGTGGTCTACGGCGAAGCGAGCCGCGCCGAATGCCTGGAGTATGTGGAACAGAATTGGACCGACATCCGGCCGAAGAGTCTCCAGGAATCGATCAAGCGGCGAGGCTGA
- the mbtG gene encoding NADPH-dependent L-lysine N(6)-monooxygenase MbtG: MSTLAILGAGAKAVAVAAKASVLRDMGVDAPEVIAVERIGVAANWQASGGWTDGAHRLGTSPEKDVGFPYRSALVPRRNAELDERMTRYSWQSYLIATASFAEWIDRGRPAPTHRKWSQYLGWVAGQIGLDVVHGQVERLAVSGDQWALHTHETTVHADALMITGPGQAEKSLLPGNPRMLSIAQFWDRAAGHDRISAERVAVIGGGETAASMLNELFRHRVSTITVISPQVTLFTRGESFFENSLFSDPTDWTALTLAERRDALARTDRGVFSANVQEALLADDRIRHLRGRVAHAVGRDGQIRLTLSTNRGSENLETVHGFDLVIDGSGADALWFTSLFGQDVLDLLELGLGGPLTADSLQEAIGYDLAVGGVTPKLFLPNLSGLTQGPGFPNLSCLGLLSDRVLGSAGGLAGPAKHTTRRRDEHQPLR, from the coding sequence ATGAGCACGCTTGCGATCCTGGGTGCGGGAGCCAAGGCGGTAGCCGTCGCGGCGAAGGCGTCCGTGCTGCGGGACATGGGCGTCGATGCCCCCGAGGTGATCGCGGTCGAGCGGATCGGTGTCGCGGCCAACTGGCAGGCCAGCGGCGGTTGGACCGACGGTGCGCACCGGCTGGGCACCAGCCCGGAAAAGGACGTGGGCTTTCCGTACCGGTCCGCGCTGGTGCCCCGGCGCAACGCCGAACTCGACGAGCGGATGACCCGCTACAGCTGGCAGTCCTATCTGATCGCCACGGCGTCGTTCGCCGAATGGATCGACCGCGGCCGGCCGGCGCCCACTCATCGCAAGTGGAGTCAATACCTGGGCTGGGTCGCCGGCCAGATCGGCCTCGATGTGGTGCACGGCCAGGTGGAACGGCTGGCCGTCAGCGGCGACCAGTGGGCGCTGCACACCCACGAAACCACCGTGCATGCGGATGCGCTGATGATCACCGGCCCCGGCCAGGCCGAGAAGTCGTTGCTGCCCGGCAACCCCCGCATGCTGTCGATCGCCCAGTTCTGGGACCGCGCCGCGGGCCACGACCGGATCAGCGCCGAGCGCGTGGCGGTGATCGGCGGCGGCGAGACAGCGGCGTCGATGCTCAATGAGCTTTTCCGACACCGGGTTTCGACCATTACCGTCATCTCGCCGCAGGTGACGCTGTTCACCCGCGGGGAGAGCTTCTTCGAGAACTCGCTGTTTTCCGACCCCACCGACTGGACCGCGCTGACGCTGGCCGAGCGTCGAGACGCGCTGGCCCGCACCGACCGCGGGGTGTTCTCGGCGAACGTGCAGGAGGCCCTGCTGGCCGACGACCGCATCCGCCACTTGCGCGGCCGGGTGGCCCACGCGGTGGGCCGGGACGGCCAGATCCGGCTTACGTTGTCCACCAACCGGGGCAGCGAGAACCTCGAGACGGTGCACGGTTTCGATCTGGTCATCGACGGCTCCGGTGCCGACGCACTGTGGTTCACGTCGTTGTTCGGGCAGGACGTGCTGGATCTGTTGGAGCTCGGCCTGGGCGGACCGCTGACCGCGGATAGCCTGCAGGAGGCGATCGGCTATGACCTGGCCGTCGGTGGCGTGACGCCGAAGCTGTTTCTGCCCAACCTGTCCGGGTTGACGCAGGGGCCCGGATTTCCCAACCTCAGTTGCTTGGGATTGTTGTCAGACCGGGTATTGGGTTCAGCGGGGGGCTTAGCCGGCCCGGCCAAGCACACGACAAGGAGACGCGATGAGCATCAACCCCTTCGATGA
- a CDS encoding non-ribosomal peptide synthetase, producing the protein MTVTKDVTPDIEDVMALSPLQEGLYSLTTLAEFGDGDADDPYVIGMAADISGALDVTLLRDCATKMLVRHPNLRASFFSRGIARPVQIVPSRVELPWRTVMAAPEDLGALEVAERRRPFDLERGPVIRFLLIELPGPRWRLVLTAHHIVIDGWSLPVFVNEMMILYQAGGAPSALPRAPRPYRDYIGWLARRDSEAGQRVWRRHLEGLPGPTLLSAALGSAEGRRTGLPRTTELRMPAEASARLVEQARSRGITVNTLMQVAWALVLSRLTDSQDVVFGVTVSGRPPELAGVETMIGLFINTVPMRVRFDPAVSVGEQCRTVQRDAALLRDHGYLGHAQLRALGGVGEMFDTLLVYENFPLDGLTAGTELTAAGATFRPSALQTLSHFPITVAAHMEGGELVVLVEVIDGALGDVPAAAFGRRVLVTAERLLRDWERPLPQVSVLFEDEVPAPGAASAPTAPSVVGIHTRFAEVAGETPDNVAVSWAGGALSYRELDALADGLAARLADRGVRTETPVAIRLFRGPQYIVATLAVLKAGGVCVPMEPGTPPERVASILRQSGASIVIDDEWLSSGGPPGADFRAVAVSAGQAAYVIFTSGTTGEPKGVIGTHAAVAAYADDHLDNVLRPAAARLGRPLRIAHAWSFAFDAAWQPLVALLDGHGVHVVDEHTQTDAEALVAAIAEHDIDMIDTTPSMFAQLAACGLLTTVPLAVLALGGEALGKTAWNSIRAECARTGMAAYNCYGPTETTVEAVVAAIAERDEPAIGRPTLHTRGYVLDSALRPVPCGATGELYLGGTQLARGYLGRAAETAQRFVADPFVSGERMYRTGDLVRRGPDGALRYVGRADAQVKIRGYRVEPGEIAAALESHPAVQHAGVVLRRRHGVARLTAYVVISGAAPRPPSATELRGMLGSRLPRYMIPQRIVAVDEIPLTANGKLDEAALSALDDGEAASAEARPETPTEIALAELLSELLHQPRVDAAADFLQLGLDSIMALTVVQAARARGIALRARLILECANIHELAAAIDSETVFGASDAEDRSEPMPVLPNGRWLYEYGEPRRLAQTEAIRLPDGVTREQLDTALAGIVAGHEVLRARLDRAAMTLIPAQAAGPHLIEVEVSDDLQPVIPGHVARAVDRLDPEGGVLLAAVWLRPPVGQSVLLLTAHVLAMDPASWRVVLGELDAALNALASGRPPAPAREHTSYRRWAGALIERAHRLDTVQFWAGQHDGDDPDIGARRVDPRRDRARDLDVRLVAADADTTRRLLESGLPLPHLLIAATAATVTRWRRSRNQATPPPLLALETHGRADGLVEAPSAHTIDTGDTVGLLSSIYPMRVTSAGPGEVGEQLAAMPGDGLDYGLLRYLRADTAERLAPLRGPQLLLNYLGAAHTGGGTAVRLERELLAGVSPQPEPDLAVRHELTIAAAMLTFDGQRVLAAQWRTLPDILSDADVAELQRLWIESLRETVT; encoded by the coding sequence ATGACGGTCACCAAGGATGTCACGCCCGACATCGAGGACGTGATGGCGCTGAGCCCACTGCAAGAGGGCTTGTATTCGCTGACCACGCTCGCCGAGTTCGGCGACGGCGACGCCGACGATCCTTATGTGATCGGGATGGCCGCGGACATCTCCGGTGCGCTCGACGTCACGCTGTTACGTGATTGCGCGACCAAGATGTTGGTGCGCCACCCCAACCTTCGGGCCAGCTTCTTCAGCCGGGGCATCGCCCGTCCGGTGCAGATCGTGCCGTCCCGCGTCGAGCTCCCATGGCGCACCGTCATGGCCGCACCCGAGGATTTGGGGGCGCTGGAGGTTGCCGAACGCCGCCGGCCGTTCGACCTCGAACGCGGGCCGGTCATCCGTTTCCTGCTCATCGAATTGCCCGGTCCGCGATGGCGTCTGGTGCTCACCGCGCACCACATCGTGATCGACGGCTGGTCGTTGCCGGTGTTCGTCAACGAGATGATGATCCTGTACCAGGCCGGCGGTGCTCCGTCGGCGCTGCCCCGCGCGCCGCGGCCCTACCGCGATTACATCGGCTGGCTGGCCCGTCGCGATTCCGAAGCGGGCCAGCGCGTCTGGCGTCGACACCTGGAGGGCCTGCCCGGGCCCACCCTGCTATCCGCCGCGCTGGGCTCGGCGGAGGGTCGGCGGACCGGGCTGCCCCGCACCACCGAACTGCGGATGCCGGCGGAGGCCAGCGCGCGCCTGGTCGAGCAGGCGCGCTCCCGCGGCATCACCGTCAACACGCTGATGCAGGTGGCGTGGGCGCTGGTGCTGTCTCGGCTCACCGACAGCCAGGACGTGGTGTTCGGGGTAACGGTGTCCGGCAGGCCCCCGGAACTGGCCGGCGTGGAGACCATGATCGGCCTGTTCATCAACACCGTTCCCATGCGGGTGCGGTTCGACCCGGCGGTCAGCGTCGGCGAGCAATGCCGCACGGTGCAGCGCGATGCCGCGCTGCTGCGCGACCACGGCTACCTCGGGCATGCCCAACTGCGGGCGCTCGGTGGGGTCGGGGAGATGTTCGACACCCTGCTGGTCTACGAAAACTTTCCCTTGGACGGACTGACCGCCGGAACCGAATTGACCGCCGCCGGTGCGACATTCCGGCCGTCCGCCCTGCAGACGCTGTCACACTTCCCGATCACCGTCGCGGCCCATATGGAAGGTGGCGAGCTGGTGGTGCTGGTCGAAGTGATCGACGGCGCACTGGGCGACGTCCCCGCCGCCGCCTTCGGCCGGCGGGTGCTCGTCACCGCCGAGCGGCTGCTGCGGGACTGGGAGCGGCCGCTGCCCCAGGTCAGCGTCCTCTTCGAGGACGAGGTACCCGCCCCCGGCGCCGCCAGCGCGCCCACCGCCCCGTCGGTCGTCGGCATCCACACGCGGTTCGCCGAAGTGGCCGGCGAGACCCCGGACAACGTCGCCGTCAGCTGGGCGGGCGGCGCGCTGAGCTACCGCGAACTGGACGCCCTCGCCGACGGCCTGGCCGCCCGCCTCGCCGATCGCGGGGTGCGGACCGAAACCCCGGTCGCCATCCGGCTTTTCCGTGGCCCGCAATACATCGTCGCGACGCTCGCCGTGCTCAAAGCCGGCGGTGTGTGCGTGCCGATGGAGCCGGGGACACCCCCCGAACGGGTGGCATCGATCCTGCGCCAGTCCGGCGCGTCCATCGTGATCGACGACGAGTGGCTCTCGTCCGGCGGACCACCCGGCGCCGATTTCCGCGCGGTCGCGGTGTCGGCCGGGCAGGCCGCGTACGTCATCTTCACCTCGGGCACCACCGGAGAACCCAAGGGCGTCATCGGGACTCACGCGGCGGTGGCCGCCTACGCCGACGATCACCTGGACAACGTGTTGCGGCCGGCGGCCGCCCGGCTCGGCCGGCCGCTGCGCATCGCACATGCGTGGTCGTTCGCGTTCGACGCCGCCTGGCAGCCGCTGGTCGCCCTACTCGACGGGCACGGCGTGCACGTCGTGGACGAGCACACCCAGACCGACGCCGAGGCGCTGGTCGCGGCGATCGCCGAACACGACATCGACATGATCGACACCACCCCGTCGATGTTTGCCCAACTGGCGGCATGCGGTTTGCTCACCACCGTTCCGCTGGCCGTCCTCGCCCTGGGTGGGGAAGCGCTGGGCAAGACCGCCTGGAATTCCATCCGCGCCGAGTGCGCGCGCACGGGCATGGCGGCCTACAACTGCTACGGGCCAACCGAAACCACCGTCGAGGCGGTCGTCGCCGCCATCGCGGAGCGCGACGAGCCCGCGATCGGGCGGCCGACCCTGCACACCCGCGGTTACGTGCTGGACTCGGCGCTGCGCCCGGTGCCGTGCGGGGCGACCGGCGAGCTGTACCTGGGCGGCACCCAGCTGGCGCGCGGGTACCTCGGCCGGGCCGCCGAAACCGCCCAGCGATTCGTGGCCGATCCGTTCGTGTCCGGCGAGCGCATGTACCGCACCGGCGATTTGGTGCGTCGCGGCCCCGACGGCGCGCTGCGGTACGTGGGCCGCGCCGACGCACAGGTGAAGATCCGCGGCTACCGCGTCGAGCCGGGCGAGATCGCGGCGGCGCTGGAATCGCACCCCGCCGTCCAGCATGCGGGCGTGGTGCTGCGCCGGCGGCACGGCGTTGCGCGGCTGACCGCGTATGTCGTCATTTCCGGCGCGGCGCCTCGGCCACCGTCGGCGACCGAGTTACGCGGCATGCTCGGTTCCCGGTTGCCGCGCTACATGATTCCGCAGCGCATCGTCGCGGTCGACGAAATCCCGCTGACGGCCAACGGGAAACTGGACGAGGCCGCCCTGAGCGCTCTCGACGACGGCGAGGCGGCGTCCGCCGAGGCCCGGCCCGAGACCCCCACCGAAATCGCACTGGCCGAACTGCTTTCGGAACTGCTGCACCAGCCACGGGTCGACGCGGCCGCGGATTTCCTGCAGCTGGGTCTGGACAGCATCATGGCCCTGACGGTGGTGCAGGCGGCCCGGGCCAGGGGGATCGCCCTGCGCGCCAGGCTGATCCTCGAGTGCGCCAACATCCACGAGCTGGCCGCGGCGATCGACTCCGAAACCGTCTTCGGCGCAAGCGATGCCGAGGACCGCAGCGAGCCCATGCCGGTGCTGCCCAACGGCCGCTGGCTCTACGAATACGGCGAGCCGCGCCGGCTGGCGCAGACCGAAGCCATCCGGCTGCCCGACGGCGTCACCCGCGAGCAATTGGACACCGCGCTGGCCGGCATCGTGGCCGGGCACGAGGTGCTGCGCGCCCGCCTGGACCGCGCGGCCATGACGCTGATCCCGGCCCAGGCCGCCGGCCCCCACCTCATCGAAGTGGAGGTGTCCGACGACCTGCAACCCGTGATCCCCGGACACGTCGCACGGGCCGTCGACCGCCTCGACCCGGAAGGGGGTGTACTGCTGGCCGCGGTGTGGCTTCGCCCCCCGGTCGGGCAGAGCGTGCTGCTGCTGACCGCCCACGTGCTGGCGATGGATCCGGCGTCGTGGCGGGTGGTTCTGGGCGAATTGGACGCGGCCCTCAATGCTTTGGCCAGCGGCCGCCCGCCCGCCCCGGCCCGGGAGCACACCAGCTATAGGCGCTGGGCCGGCGCGCTCATCGAGCGCGCACACCGGCTCGACACGGTGCAATTCTGGGCCGGCCAGCACGACGGTGACGATCCCGACATCGGTGCCCGGCGCGTCGATCCGCGCCGCGACCGGGCGCGCGATCTGGACGTCCGTCTGGTCGCCGCCGACGCGGACACCACCCGCCGGCTGCTGGAGTCGGGTCTGCCATTGCCGCACCTTCTGATCGCCGCCACCGCGGCAACGGTGACGCGTTGGCGGCGATCGCGGAACCAGGCGACGCCGCCGCCCCTGCTGGCGCTGGAAACCCACGGGCGCGCCGACGGACTCGTCGAGGCGCCGAGCGCGCACACCATCGACACCGGCGACACCGTCGGACTGCTCAGTTCCATCTACCCGATGCGGGTGACGTCGGCCGGCCCGGGAGAGGTGGGGGAGCAGCTGGCGGCCATGCCCGGGGACGGGCTGGACTACGGGCTGCTGCGCTACCTGCGGGCCGACACCGCCGAACGCCTCGCCCCGTTGCGCGGCCCGCAACTGCTGTTGAACTACCTCGGCGCCGCCCATACCGGGGGCGGCACCGCGGTGCGGCTGGAGCGCGAGCTGTTGGCCGGGGTGTCGCCGCAGCCGGAGCCCGACTTGGCGGTGCGTCACGAGCTCACCATCGCGGCGGCCATGCTCACCTTCGATGGGCAACGGGTGCTGGCCGCGCAGTGGCGCACGCTGCCCGACATTCTGAGTGACGCCGATGTCGCCGAGTTGCAACGCCTTTGGATCGAATCGCTGCGGGAGACGGTGACATGA